The nucleotide window gtgatgtgtatgagatctaTAAGGGGTagtggctgtatgtgatgtgtatgagatctgtcctatagggggcagtgactgtatgtgatgtgtatgagatctgtcctataggggaggtgactgtatgtgatgtgtatgagatctaTAGGGGTggtgactgtatgtgatgtgtatgagatctgtcctataggggcagtgactgtatgtgatgtgtatgagatctgtcctatagggggcagtgactgtatgtgatgtgtatgagatctaTAGGGGCggtgactgtatgtgatgtgtatgagatctgtcctatagggggcagtgactgtatgtgatgtgtatgagatctaTAGGGGCggtgactgtatgtgatgtgtatgagatctgtcctatagggggcagtgactgtatgtgatgtgtatgagatctatagggggcagtgactgtatgtgatgtgtatgagatctgtcctatagggggcagtgactgtatgtgatgtgtatgagatctaTAGGGGCggtgactgtatgtgatgtgtatgagatctgtcctatagggggcagtgactgtatgtgatgtgtatgagatctgtcctatagggggcagtggctgtatgtgatgtgtatgagatctgtcctatagggggcagtggctgtatgtgatgtggatgagatctgtcctatagggggcagtgactgtatgtgatgtgtatgagatctgtcctatagggggcagtgactgtatgtgatgtgtatgataTCTATAGGGGCggtgactgtatgtgatgtgtatgagatctgtcctatagggggcagtgactgtatgtgatgtgtatgagatctatagggggcagtgactgtatgtgatgtgtatgaaatctgtcctatagggggcagtggctgtatgtgatgtgtatgagatctgtcctatagggggcagtgactgtatgtgatgtgtatgagatctgtcctatagggggcagtgactgtatgtgatgtgtatgagatctaTAGGGGCggtgactgtatgtgatgtgtatgagatctgtcctatagggggcagtggctgtatgtgatgtgtatgagatctaTAGGGGCggtgactgtatgtgatgtgtatgagatctgtcctatagggggcagtgactgtatgtgatgtgtatgagatctgtcctatagggggcagtggctggatgtgatgtgtatgagatctgtcctataggggggcagtaactgtatgtgatgtgtatgagatctgTCCTATAGGGGCGGTGACTGTATGAGATCTATAGGGGCggtgactgtatgtgatgtgtataagatctatagggggcagtgactgtatgtaatgtgtatgagatCTATAGGGGCggtgactgtatgtgatgtgtatgagatctgtcctatagggggcggtgactgtatgtgatgtgtatgagatctatagggggcagtgactgtatgtgatgtgtatgaaatctgtcctatagggggcagtggctgtatgtgatgtgtatgagatctgtcctatagggggcagtgactgtatgtgatgtgtatgagatctgtcctatagggggcagtgactgtatgtgatgtgtatgagatctaTAGGGGCggtgactgtatgtgatgtgtatgagatctgtcctatagggggcagtgactgtatgtgatgtgtatgagatctgtcctatagggggcagtggctggatgtgatgtgtatgagatctgtcctataggggggcagtaactgtatgtgatgtgtatgagatctgTCCTATAGGGGCGGTGACTGTATGAGATCTATAGGGGCggtgactgtatgtgatgtgtataagatctatagggggcagtgactgtatgtaatgtgtatgagatCTATAGGGGCggtgactgtatgtgatgtgtatgagatctgtcctatagggggcggtgactgtatgtgatgtgtatgagatctatagggggcagtgactgtatgtgatgtgtatgaaatctgtcctatagggggcagtggctgtatgtgatgtgtatgagatctgtcctatagggggcagtgactgtatgtgatgtgtatgagatctgtcctatagggggcagtgactgtatgtgatgtgtatgagatctaTAGGGGCggtgactgtatgtgatgtgtatgagatctgtcctatagggggcagtggctggatgtgatgtgtatgagatctgtcctataggggggcagtaactgtatgtgatgtgtatgagatctgTCCTATAGGGGCGGTGACTGTATGAGATCTATAGGGGCggtgactgtatgtgatgtgtataagatctatagggggcagtgactgtatgtaatgtgtatgagatCTATAGGGGCggtgactgtatgtgatgtgtatgagatctgtcctatagggggcggtgactgtatgtgatgtgtatgagatctaTAGGGGCggtgactgtatgtgatgtgtatgagatctgtcctataaggggcagtgactgtatgtgatgtgtatgagatctaTAGGGGGCGGTGGcagtatgtgatgtgtatgagatctaTAGGGGGCggtgactgtatgtgatgtgtatgagatctgtcctataaggggcagtgactgtatgtgatgtgtttGAGATCTATAGGGGGCGGTGGcagtatgtgatgtgtatgagatctaTAGGGGGCGGTGGCTGTATGAGATCTGTCCTATAGGGGTggtggctgtatgtgatgtgtatgagatctgtcctataggggaggtgactgtatgtgatgtgtatgagatctgtcctatagggggcagtggctgtatgtgatgtgtatgagatctgtcctatagggggcagtggctgtatgtgatgtgcatgagatctgtcctataggggggcagtaactgtatgtgatgtgtatgagatctaTAGGGGCggtgactgtatgtgatgtgtatgacatctgtcctataaggggcagtgactgtatgtgatgtgtatgagatctgtcctatagggggcagtgactgtatgtgatgtgtatgagatctgtcctatagggggcagtggctgtatgtgatgtgcatgagatctgtcctatagggggcagtgactgtatgtgatgtgtatgagatctatagggggcagtgactgtatgtgatgtgtatgagatctgtcctatagggggcagtgactgtatgtgatgtgtatgagatctgtcctatagggggcagtggctgtatgtgatgtgcatgagatctgtcctatagggggcagtggctgtatgtgatgtgtatgagatctgtcctatagggggcagtgactgtatgtgatgtgtatgagatctgtcctatagggggcagtgactgtatgtgatgtgtatgagatctgtcctatagggggcagtggctgtatgtgatgtgcatgagatctgtcctatagggggcagtggctgtatgtgatgtgtatgagatctgtcctatagggggcagtgactgtatgtgatgtgtatgagatctgtcctatagggggcagtgactgtatgtgatgtgtatgagatctgCACCATAGGGGGTGCAATCTGGGGGTATTCCTCAACTCTCTGCTGTGGATTCTACCAgtcaaaaaaaaatacatgatgtggacataccctaaggtACTCACGTTCCGTGTTTTACGGATGTGCCATCCCCCTTTGCAAGGCGTCATCAGTCAATATGCTactgggagcagggaaactgaaTATTTGCGGCACTGTAAAGAAGCAGACGGTTCATTGTAGATGATGCCGGGGGGTACAGGATTCCGCTACAAGAACGTGTGTATAAAGCCTAAGTCACACGTTGCTTCACTGTTCTACACGTGGTGAATTGGTTGACAGGGAATGAGTTTTAGTGGGTGGAGGTGTCAGGTGTCCTGGGCTGCCCTGACAGGCACATGGTATAGGTGGAGGGTGCAGAGCTTGGCAGTAGATTATTTCCCACAGTTTGATGCAGTGTTTTACAGGGACAGGTCCTGTAATTGTGGGCACAGTGATTTACAGCTTTTTCTGTATGAACATGTATGGGAGGACGGCTGCCAATCCTATGATGCATCTTTTCTTTCCTGATACTTACCTGGATTCGCTTCTTTATACTTTCAGAATTACCGAGATACCATGGCAGACCACTCTGAGAATTTCCGGTGGAAGTGCTGGAGCCTGGAAGACATTTCTTCCATTCTCTCTGAACGGTTTCCCTCCAGCTATATCTGGATAGTAAAGCCGTCACGCATGCATCTGCACAAATTCAGCTGCTATGATAACTTTGTGTCCAGTAATATGTTTGGGGCACCCAAGCACAGCCTGGAACTGGGAGCTTTCAGGCAACTTTATTCATTGCTGGGGAATGCTTTCACTATGGCTCAGAATGTACTTCTCTCGGAAAGTAATAAGTATATTATTAACAGAGACTACAGTCATTCCACGTATTCTACCAACGGTTGCCATGCTGAAGGGGAGGATGGCTCTTGTTTCTCCAAGGATCCCACCGTGTACTTTGGTGCACCATCTGTAAAGGGTTCTCTGTCCTTCACTGTCATTGGCTTCAGCAAAGGCTGCGTCGTATTAAATCAACTACTTCATGAAGTCCAAGAAGCCAAAAAAGATAAAGAGATTAGTTCTTTTCTCTCAAACACAGAATCTATGTATTGGCTGGATGGAGGCCATTCTGGAGGCAGTAACACATGGATCACCTGCCCGGACATATTAAAGGTATTTGCTCAAACAGGGATTGCAGTTCACACTCGTGTTACTCCATATCAAGTCAGTGACTGCATGCGCTCCTGGATTGGGGAAGAACACGGAAAGTTCATTGAACTTCTCAAAGGCTATAATGTTATGGTTGATAACCAGTTACATTTTGCTTATGAAGCACCTTCATTGGATAACCATTTCCGAGTCCATGAATTGTTTTGAAAGTATCTAAAGAGAGTGGATGCCAATGCTTGGAGTGCCTCTAGCAATGTGATCACAAGTACTACATCGATTCACTGTGTTTTTATGATCTACGTATGAAAAGAAGCAGTCTTCTCTCTATGCACTAAATGAGCGACGTCTATGTGCTGCATGCACCATTGGTGGTTTTGTGCTCACGTCACCAGTGGACTAAACATGTGGAGCCACTGCCAAGGCTTATAAATACTGATCCTAAAGGCACCTGGGAAGCTGCACACATAACTTATTACTGTGATGTGAATACAGGCCTGATTACATGGTGAAACATACCGGTTAACCCTAACGTTGTCATGTCTGTGCTATAAATGGCCGCTGGCCTGAGGTAATGGTAATAAATGCACTTTAGGGTTCCAAGCATttgtaaacatgaaaatggctctCAGTTGATTAAAACGGGAAATTTCCCAAGTGTTATTGCATTTATTGTCCTTACCTTTGAGATTGTTGATTTATGGTTCAGATCTAGAGAAACAGCTAATCCAACAGAGATATCTTTCATTGCTGTAAATttccattgtaaggctatgttcacacaatgtcaaaaaaagagaaaaagccttttctatttaaaaagacgtccattattgcagtgaactaattgacttcaatgcaatgcatgacgaaatgacggatgttatctgtgcggacgtcaaaataatgaccatATCAATTATTTCCcgccgtcttttgcaaacagcggacgttattttgtagttgtttacacacatttttttcttttccctgtcctttcaccatttttactatgaCTGACATCAATTTAAAtggacaggagaaaatgttgtgtgaacatagccaaaggaagCCTGTCACCATTAAAATGCTAATCTATGGgaatcatgttatagaacaggaggagCAGATTGATATGAatcattgtgggaaaagattcagtataatttaTAACTTATTGGTTGAAACTCCTGCTCATTCTATTCTTAGGCGTCAGTGGACAATGTCACCCACGGGACTTCTAAGCATGGAAATCTCAGTGATTACAAGCAATAGgtgacaagttatactgaatgacTTCCAACacttatcaatctgctcagctcttcctgttaTGAAAGATGCTGATATATATCAGGTTACATGTACAATGTAGCAAATTCCTTTCAAGCACTGGAGAGTCACACCTTCTAAAATTCCTATATTTTTTGTTATCAGAATCATTCCTTTTATGAGCGCTCATTATATATGGAAAGAATCTAggctaagggcccttgcacacaaaGAAAATCAATCCCATAACTTGCCATGGATTCCATCGCTCACCCCCCACACGTttttctgcctgtcccataggctcTATTCTATGGTCAGATGGCTTCCGTTGACAGCCCAAAGAAGTGGCATatcagttctttgggcggacagctgaATCCActtaagcatagaatggagcctataggaCCGACGGAGAGTCAAGTCCACAGGATCTGTGGCAAGTTATCCGTCTGATTTCcctagtgtgcaagggccctaatacTGGGTTTGCTGATCTATAGTTAGAAGACAGTCTACTGCACCCAGTCTCCTACATTCTGCTGACTGCCTTCCTCTAATATTGGACCTCTGGCCTGTAGGTGAGCAATTTTAGCAGTTGATGTGTTTTAGGATCAAGttcagtgtatatataaataagtaTTGGATATTACAAGAATGTAACAGCATTCAGTGCGTGGAAGGAGGGCTGATCTGTCCGGTTGGTATAATGTATGCTGAGAAGTCTATTGGTCTAGTTCTCACAATTTGGCCCTTGTCAAATTCACTTGACTTGTCAGTGGTGTAAGTGTTCTGGCTGATTGGTGTATATGCATATTACAGTATCAAGGCTATGCTTTATGATACTGAGGAAGGAATAAACTGACACAATCTGTACCTGGGGCAGTGGTTGCCACATGGTGGATGTAAAGCCACATCTGTGTCTACATAGGGCAATTCAGCACAGATCTATACCATAgcagtgttcacacaatattATCTATTCACCGTCCTGACTAGGATTTGGTCCTCTTTTATAgtagggttaaagggaaactgacagcaggttagaagactcttgTGAATTGGCTGTTAAAATCTGTTGCTCTACAAAATAtataagtgtaccctaaggccaCTTATGTATGGGTCAGTATTTTACATCAGTATTTGTAATCCTTTACTAGTAGTGAAATTGACACCAAGAAAAGTTATAATGAAAAGATTGGCACCACGTTCAAATTTTGGCTGATGGACTTAGGTTGAAATCTCATAGAAGTGGTTTGAGCCACACTGCTTAAAGTGTCAAGAGCCTGTTGTTTTAGTATAAGATGTTCTGTGTACCTATGAGGAGTAGCACTCTTTCTGGCCATCATATAAAATGTGTGACATTTTTCACCAGATTTTAAAGGCCTTTTCTCTAGTTTTCAGCTGTTCCTGAGCTATTGGGTGTACACAGACAGTGTAGAAGATCCTGCACTTCTGTGTTCATACACACCATAAGCAGCAGAAGCATGGATGACATTATAGAGCATTAGCAAACAGTCTAAGCTGTGAATAAGTAAGTTTATTGACATTTTTGTGTCTGATAATATATATAACACCATTTTCTTATATTTGCTTATACCGTTgatttatacatatatttgtaaGTCTGTTGAATGCAAAATGACCATTTACTGTAACTGTAGTGTTGACGAGAATGTCACACTGAACATGAGTGTGCAATAACAGCACCCGCTGGACTCCATCGAGAATGAGTTTGAGCGTTTTAGACTGGTAGATGACAATTTATTGATCATCTTAGTTATATTTTTAATCTGACTGTTCCCTTAAGGGGATTGGAAAGGACCTGTTTACCAGATCTCTCTTAGTGTGAAAGAAGTCTTCTATGCAAAAGTGGCAATTACTGTTCATACAAGAAAAGAACAGAAAAAATGGACAGGATCACTTCGGGGAAGAGGTGgttaacac belongs to Dendropsophus ebraccatus isolate aDenEbr1 chromosome 9, aDenEbr1.pat, whole genome shotgun sequence and includes:
- the C9H2orf69 gene encoding mitochondrial protein C2orf69 homolog, whose translation is MRTLRTALRSARHLLLHAVAGVISMCAGVSAMRGDQHSLFRLPSVPGTEPEKCNDMLVSLPRSKAHRPHHVVYFPGDVQNYRDTMADHSENFRWKCWSLEDISSILSERFPSSYIWIVKPSRMHLHKFSCYDNFVSSNMFGAPKHSLELGAFRQLYSLLGNAFTMAQNVLLSESNKYIINRDYSHSTYSTNGCHAEGEDGSCFSKDPTVYFGAPSVKGSLSFTVIGFSKGCVVLNQLLHEVQEAKKDKEISSFLSNTESMYWLDGGHSGGSNTWITCPDILKVFAQTGIAVHTRVTPYQVSDCMRSWIGEEHGKFIELLKGYNVMVDNQLHFAYEAPSLDNHFRVHELF